Proteins encoded within one genomic window of Polaribacter sp. NJDZ03:
- a CDS encoding glycerol-3-phosphate dehydrogenase/oxidase: MIRDEMIKKVSNNTEEYDFIIIGGGATGIGIALEASARGYSVVLLEKSDFTKGTSSKATKLMHGGVRYLAQGNVGLVREAVVERGLMLRNAPHIVKSQSFIIPTHGLYDEILYTVGLTFYDLLAGKLSLGRSKRISKTKTLKRISLINPDKISAGVVYFDGQFDDSRMAINTLQSASEMGATVINYCNVNNLIKDAAGKLTGVSFTDEESGKIHEIKGKQIVNATGVFADDVLRMDSPGAKKTIAPSQGVHLILDKSFLPGDDAITIPKTDDGRVLFLVPWHNRVIVGTTDTPIAEESLEPVALEEEVDFILKTAGRYLTKAPKRSDVLSVFAGLRPLAATQGDGDKTKEISRSHKIYTSESGMLTMVGGKWTTFRKMGEDLVDKSEKLHGWAHIPTKTRNLKIHGYKENVDFTKPFYFYGSDEEKMLKLAKDKNLEAFVGPSSKVIEAQVVWAVQNEMARTVEDFLARRTRCQLLDAKESLKMAPKVAEIMAKELGKDIHWQKSQIADYQKVTSNYIL, encoded by the coding sequence ATGATTAGAGATGAAATGATAAAAAAGGTAAGTAATAATACTGAGGAGTATGATTTCATAATAATTGGAGGTGGAGCTACGGGAATTGGTATTGCTTTAGAGGCATCGGCAAGAGGGTACTCTGTAGTGTTGTTAGAAAAGTCAGATTTTACAAAAGGAACATCTAGTAAGGCAACTAAGTTAATGCATGGAGGTGTTAGATATTTGGCTCAAGGAAATGTTGGTTTGGTTAGAGAAGCCGTTGTAGAAAGAGGTTTAATGCTTAGAAATGCGCCTCATATTGTTAAGAGTCAGTCATTTATTATACCTACGCATGGTTTGTATGATGAAATTTTGTATACAGTAGGTTTAACTTTTTATGATTTATTAGCAGGGAAATTAAGTTTAGGTAGATCTAAAAGAATTTCAAAAACTAAAACTTTAAAGCGTATCTCTCTTATTAATCCAGATAAAATATCTGCAGGAGTTGTTTATTTTGATGGTCAGTTTGATGATTCTCGTATGGCGATAAATACGTTACAAAGTGCATCAGAAATGGGAGCTACTGTTATAAATTATTGTAACGTGAATAATTTAATTAAAGATGCTGCAGGAAAGTTAACGGGTGTTTCGTTTACTGATGAAGAAAGTGGTAAGATTCATGAAATTAAAGGGAAGCAAATTGTAAATGCGACAGGAGTATTTGCAGATGATGTGTTAAGAATGGATTCTCCAGGTGCTAAAAAAACAATAGCGCCAAGTCAGGGTGTTCATTTAATTTTAGATAAATCATTTTTACCAGGAGATGATGCCATTACAATTCCTAAAACAGATGATGGTAGGGTATTGTTTTTAGTGCCATGGCATAATAGAGTTATCGTTGGTACAACAGATACACCTATAGCAGAAGAATCTTTAGAGCCTGTTGCTTTAGAAGAGGAGGTTGATTTTATTTTAAAAACAGCTGGTAGATATTTAACAAAAGCACCAAAGAGGAGTGATGTATTAAGTGTATTTGCAGGTTTACGTCCTTTAGCAGCTACGCAAGGGGATGGAGATAAAACAAAGGAAATTTCTAGAAGTCATAAAATTTATACTTCAGAATCTGGTATGTTAACGATGGTTGGTGGTAAATGGACCACTTTTAGAAAAATGGGTGAAGATTTAGTTGATAAATCAGAAAAACTACATGGTTGGGCACACATTCCAACAAAAACAAGAAATTTAAAAATTCACGGATATAAGGAAAATGTAGATTTTACAAAGCCTTTTTACTTTTATGGTTCTGATGAAGAAAAAATGTTAAAACTGGCAAAAGATAAAAATTTAGAAGCTTTTGTAGGTCCTTCATCAAAAGTAATTGAAGCGCAAGTTGTGTGGGCTGTTCAGAATGAAATGGCTAGAACTGTAGAAGATTTCTTAGCAAGAAGAACGCGTTGTCAATTATTAGATGCAAAAGAGAGTTTAAAAATGGCACCAAAAGTAGCAGAAATTATGGCAAAAGAATTAGGGAAAGATATTCATTGGCAAAAAAGTCAAATAGCAGATTATCAAAAAGTGACCTCTAATTATATTTTGTAA
- a CDS encoding DUF3095 family protein — MENIKYYTKLKKSNKTLVDLLADESDFSELPNTWHVVVVDVKNSTKAVDEGKHHQINLTATGAIISVLNTIRKEKKNIEIPYFFGGDGATFIIPTILLNKITLVLENYSLHIKKNIDLILRVGHISITELSEKKAYLKIAKHQLTDQLAIPIILGNGLKKAEEIIKNTFTVIEDIHFKKDLLNLEGMECRWKEINPRQTQKKVICLLLDTVNENDQRAIYKEVLTKMDTIFGSFNNRQPIKTTNLKLNFSISKIWEEMKVTLDNKNLKYLLKNWFKTLIGKWYFNMSEDGKQYLNQIGQLSHTFMLDGMINTIFTAEQPKIDLFTTYLNQLEKENKIIYGIHITHASVMSCYVLDRKTKHAHFVDGTEGGYTSAAKMFKVKMKTLN; from the coding sequence ATGGAAAATATAAAATACTACACCAAATTAAAAAAATCTAATAAAACTCTTGTAGATTTATTAGCAGATGAATCTGATTTTTCTGAATTACCAAACACTTGGCATGTAGTAGTTGTTGATGTTAAAAACTCAACCAAAGCTGTTGATGAAGGCAAGCATCATCAGATAAACTTAACAGCAACCGGAGCAATAATTTCTGTATTAAACACCATTAGAAAAGAGAAGAAAAACATAGAAATTCCTTATTTTTTTGGTGGAGATGGAGCTACTTTTATTATACCGACGATACTTCTAAATAAAATCACCTTAGTATTAGAAAATTACAGTCTTCATATTAAAAAAAACATCGATTTAATACTTAGAGTTGGACATATTTCTATAACAGAATTATCAGAAAAAAAAGCTTATTTAAAAATAGCAAAACATCAATTAACAGATCAATTAGCAATTCCTATTATTCTTGGAAATGGTTTAAAAAAAGCAGAAGAAATCATTAAAAACACTTTTACTGTAATAGAAGATATTCATTTTAAAAAAGACCTTTTAAACCTAGAAGGGATGGAATGTAGGTGGAAAGAAATAAACCCAAGACAAACCCAAAAAAAAGTTATTTGTTTACTGTTAGATACTGTAAACGAAAATGATCAAAGAGCAATTTATAAAGAGGTACTTACAAAAATGGATACTATTTTTGGCTCCTTTAATAACAGACAACCTATAAAGACAACAAATTTAAAATTAAATTTTAGCATTTCTAAAATATGGGAAGAGATGAAAGTAACTCTTGACAATAAAAACTTAAAATATTTATTAAAAAATTGGTTTAAAACTTTAATTGGTAAGTGGTATTTTAACATGTCTGAAGACGGAAAGCAATACTTAAATCAAATTGGTCAATTATCACACACTTTTATGTTAGACGGTATGATTAATACAATATTTACAGCAGAACAACCTAAAATAGATCTTTTTACAACCTACCTTAATCAATTAGAAAAAGAAAATAAAATTATTTATGGTATTCATATAACACATGCTTCCGTAATGTCTTGTTACGTGTTAGACAGAAAAACAAAACATGCACACTTTGTAGACGGAACAGAAGGAGGCTACACCTCTGCTGCAAAAATGTTTAAAGTAAAAATGAAAACTTTAAATTAA
- a CDS encoding ATP-dependent Clp protease ATP-binding subunit: protein MDDNFSPKVRDVITFSKEEALRLGQEFIGTEHLLLGLIRQGEGKAVEILTAFDVDFVLLRKKLEQLNPVNPTFTESTDKPSLRLTRQAEKALKTTFLEAKLYQSESIDTAHLLLCILRNENDPTTKLIHKYHVNYDEAKALYKQLHVEDIELPLNPIAETPSDDEFASEKSNPFDQPQKGKNVKKSKTPVLDNFGRDLTDLAEKGKLDPVVGRQKEIERVSQILSRRKKNNPMLIGEPGVGKSAIAEGLALRIIERKVSRILFDKRIVSLDLASLVAGTKYRGQFEERMKALMNELEKNDDIILFIDEIHTIVGAGGATGSLDASNMLKPALARGEIQCIGATTLDEFRTNIEKDGALERRFQKVIVDPTSVDETIQILQNIKNKYEEHHHVNYTDAAIEACVKLTNRYMTDRYLPDKAIDALDEAGSRIHITNIVVPQQVLELESKLETIRDQKTKAVNGQKYEEAAKLRDDEKNMEAALNSAQNQWEEDSKLNREIVTEDNVAEVVSMMTGIPVNRVAEAETNRLHELPALIKGKVIGQNEAVTKVVKAIQRNRVGLKDPNKPIGSFIFLGQTGVGKTQLAKVLARELFDSDDSLIRIDMSEYMEKFAISRLIGAPPGYVGYEEGGQLTEKVRRKPYSVVLLDEIEKAHPDVFNMLLQILDDGHITDSLGRKIDFRNTIIIMTSNIGARQLKDFGGGVGFGTATKAAQADEHAKSVLEGALKKSFAPEFLNRIDDVIVFNALERDDIHKIIDIELDKLLHRISDLGYTLNLSEKAKDYIADKGFDKKYGARPLKRAIQKYIEDALAEEIVNSKLYEGDTINMDLDEKENKLTITIEKGEKKPEIRTETEKES from the coding sequence ATGGACGATAATTTTTCACCAAAGGTTAGAGATGTAATTACTTTCAGTAAAGAAGAAGCGCTACGTTTAGGGCAAGAATTTATTGGAACAGAACATCTTTTACTAGGTTTAATAAGACAAGGAGAAGGAAAAGCAGTAGAAATATTAACAGCATTTGATGTTGATTTTGTTTTATTGCGTAAAAAATTAGAACAATTAAACCCTGTAAACCCAACGTTTACAGAAAGCACAGATAAGCCAAGTTTACGATTAACAAGACAAGCCGAAAAAGCCTTAAAAACAACTTTTTTAGAAGCTAAATTATATCAAAGCGAATCTATAGATACGGCACATTTATTACTTTGTATTCTAAGAAATGAAAACGACCCAACTACAAAGTTAATTCACAAATATCATGTAAATTATGACGAAGCTAAAGCGCTTTACAAACAGCTACATGTAGAGGATATCGAATTGCCTCTAAACCCTATTGCAGAAACACCTTCTGATGACGAATTTGCTTCAGAAAAATCAAATCCTTTTGACCAACCTCAAAAGGGTAAAAACGTAAAAAAATCGAAGACTCCGGTATTAGATAATTTTGGTAGAGATTTAACTGATTTAGCAGAAAAAGGGAAATTAGACCCAGTTGTTGGTAGACAAAAAGAAATAGAACGCGTTTCTCAAATTTTAAGTCGTAGAAAGAAAAACAATCCAATGTTAATTGGAGAACCTGGTGTTGGTAAATCTGCCATTGCAGAAGGTTTAGCGTTGCGAATAATTGAAAGAAAAGTATCAAGGATTTTATTTGACAAACGTATTGTTTCTTTAGATTTAGCAAGCTTAGTTGCGGGTACAAAATATCGTGGTCAGTTTGAAGAACGTATGAAAGCCTTAATGAATGAACTTGAAAAAAATGATGATATCATTCTTTTTATAGATGAAATTCACACCATTGTTGGTGCTGGTGGAGCAACCGGTTCTTTAGATGCATCTAATATGCTAAAACCTGCTTTAGCAAGAGGAGAAATACAATGTATTGGTGCAACTACGTTGGATGAATTTAGAACGAATATCGAAAAAGATGGCGCGCTAGAACGTCGTTTTCAAAAGGTAATTGTAGACCCAACTTCCGTAGACGAAACGATACAGATTTTACAAAACATAAAAAATAAATACGAAGAACATCACCATGTTAATTATACAGATGCTGCTATTGAAGCTTGTGTAAAATTAACAAACAGATACATGACCGATAGATACCTACCAGACAAAGCTATTGATGCTTTAGATGAAGCCGGATCTAGAATTCATATTACAAACATTGTGGTTCCGCAACAAGTTTTAGAATTAGAATCTAAGTTAGAAACTATTAGAGATCAAAAAACCAAAGCTGTAAACGGACAGAAATATGAAGAAGCTGCTAAGTTACGTGACGATGAAAAAAACATGGAAGCTGCTTTAAATTCTGCTCAAAACCAATGGGAAGAAGATTCTAAATTAAATAGAGAAATTGTAACGGAAGATAATGTTGCAGAAGTAGTTTCTATGATGACTGGAATTCCTGTAAATAGAGTTGCAGAAGCAGAAACCAATAGATTACACGAATTACCTGCCTTAATTAAAGGAAAAGTAATTGGCCAAAATGAAGCGGTTACCAAAGTAGTAAAAGCCATACAACGTAATAGAGTTGGGTTAAAAGACCCTAACAAACCAATTGGTTCTTTTATTTTCTTAGGACAAACGGGTGTTGGTAAAACACAATTAGCTAAAGTTTTAGCTCGTGAGTTATTTGATTCTGATGATTCTTTAATTAGAATTGACATGAGTGAATACATGGAGAAGTTTGCTATCTCTCGTTTAATTGGAGCGCCTCCAGGATATGTTGGTTATGAAGAAGGCGGACAGTTAACTGAAAAAGTGAGAAGAAAACCATATTCTGTAGTCTTGTTAGATGAGATAGAAAAAGCGCATCCAGATGTGTTTAATATGTTGCTACAAATTTTAGATGACGGTCACATTACCGATAGTTTAGGTAGAAAAATCGATTTTAGAAATACCATAATTATTATGACTTCCAACATTGGTGCTCGTCAATTAAAAGACTTTGGTGGTGGTGTAGGTTTTGGTACAGCTACTAAAGCGGCACAAGCAGATGAACATGCAAAATCTGTACTAGAAGGTGCTTTAAAGAAATCTTTTGCTCCGGAGTTTTTAAACAGAATAGACGATGTAATTGTATTTAATGCTCTAGAAAGAGACGATATTCATAAAATTATAGATATCGAGTTAGATAAATTATTACATAGAATATCAGATTTAGGCTACACTTTAAACTTAAGCGAAAAAGCTAAAGATTACATTGCGGATAAAGGCTTTGATAAAAAATATGGAGCAAGACCACTTAAAAGAGCGATACAGAAATACATTGAAGATGCTTTAGCAGAAGAAATTGTAAATTCTAAACTCTATGAAGGTGACACCATAAATATGGATTTGGATGAGAAGGAAAATAAACTCACCATTACCATTGAAAAAGGTGAAAAGAAACCAGAAATAAGGACAGAGACCGAAAAGGAATCTTAA
- a CDS encoding MIP/aquaporin family protein, whose protein sequence is MSILVAEILGTMLMILLGNGVVANVVLKGTKGNDSGWIVITTGWALAVFVGVVVAGPYSGAHLNPAVTIGLATAGKLSWSLVPEYIMGEFIGAMLGAFLVWLFYKDHFKVTEDEGGKLACFCTGPAIRNTFSNLISEIIGTFVLLFVIFYLAGPSIEIAADAQAIVGLGSLGAVPVAFLVWVIGLSLGGTTGYAINPARDLGPRIMHAILPVKGGSDWGYSWIPIVGPVIGSVLAALLYVALV, encoded by the coding sequence ATGTCAATTTTAGTAGCAGAAATATTAGGGACCATGTTAATGATTTTATTAGGTAATGGTGTGGTAGCTAATGTAGTATTAAAGGGAACGAAAGGAAATGATTCTGGATGGATTGTTATAACAACCGGTTGGGCTTTGGCTGTGTTTGTAGGTGTTGTGGTTGCAGGGCCTTATAGTGGAGCGCATTTAAACCCAGCTGTAACCATTGGTTTGGCTACAGCAGGTAAGCTTTCTTGGAGTTTGGTTCCAGAATATATTATGGGTGAGTTTATAGGTGCAATGTTAGGCGCTTTCTTAGTGTGGTTGTTTTATAAAGATCACTTTAAAGTAACGGAAGATGAGGGAGGTAAGTTAGCGTGTTTTTGTACAGGACCTGCAATTAGAAATACTTTTTCTAATCTAATTAGCGAAATAATAGGAACCTTTGTATTGCTCTTTGTAATATTCTATTTAGCAGGACCAAGTATAGAGATTGCTGCAGATGCCCAAGCCATAGTTGGTTTAGGATCTTTAGGAGCTGTGCCTGTTGCTTTTTTAGTATGGGTAATTGGTTTGTCTTTAGGAGGTACTACAGGATATGCAATTAATCCGGCAAGAGATTTAGGACCTAGAATTATGCATGCAATCTTACCTGTAAAAGGAGGTAGTGATTGGGGTTATTCTTGGATTCCTATTGTGGGACCAGTTATTGGGTCTGTTTTAGCTGCTCTTCTATATGTAGCTTTAGTTTAA
- a CDS encoding NYN domain-containing protein — protein MAQDNINLAVLIDGDNIPSAHVKEMMEEIAKYGNPTIKRIYGDWTSPHLSKWKNLLLQNAITPIQQYAYTTGKNATDSAMIIDAMDILYSEKVNGFCLVSSDSDFTKLATRLREAGQQVIGIGEKKTPTPFIVACDKFIYIEILRKQTEKKESVNTKDSEKDSVDKITSKVIKLISTTIEDLSDEEGWAFLGDVGSLLQKKQPNFDSRNYGFDKLTPLIKSIGKFDLDQRENSKSRHKLIFVKNK, from the coding sequence ATGGCCCAAGACAATATAAATTTAGCAGTACTTATAGACGGAGACAACATACCGTCTGCTCACGTTAAGGAAATGATGGAAGAAATTGCAAAGTATGGCAACCCAACTATTAAAAGAATTTATGGAGATTGGACGAGTCCGCATTTATCTAAATGGAAAAATTTACTGTTACAAAATGCGATTACTCCTATACAGCAATATGCATATACTACAGGTAAAAACGCTACAGATTCTGCTATGATTATTGATGCGATGGATATTCTTTATTCAGAAAAAGTAAATGGTTTTTGCTTAGTTTCTAGCGATAGCGATTTTACCAAACTCGCTACTAGATTAAGAGAAGCAGGCCAGCAAGTTATTGGTATTGGAGAGAAAAAAACTCCCACCCCCTTTATTGTTGCTTGTGATAAATTTATTTATATAGAAATTCTTAGAAAACAAACTGAAAAGAAAGAAAGTGTTAACACTAAAGATAGCGAAAAAGATAGTGTCGATAAAATAACATCAAAAGTTATAAAACTAATATCTACAACAATTGAAGATTTATCGGATGAAGAAGGTTGGGCATTTCTTGGTGACGTAGGAAGTTTACTTCAAAAAAAACAACCCAATTTTGATTCTAGAAATTATGGTTTCGATAAATTAACTCCACTAATTAAGTCTATTGGTAAATTTGATTTAGACCAAAGAGAAAATTCAAAGAGCAGACACAAATTAATTTTTGTAAAAAATAAATAA
- the glpK gene encoding glycerol kinase GlpK: MKDKLILALDQGTTSSRAILFNHNGKIVRSSQKPFEQIFPKPGWVEHCPNEIWSSQISVAAEVTAQEGISGQEIAAIGITNQRETTIVWDRETSEPIYNAIVWQDRRTAKYCDELKAAGHIDMIKKKTGLVLDAYFSATKLKWILDNVEGAREKAEAGKLCFGTVDTWLVWKLTRGKMFITDVSNASRTMLLNIHSLEWDEELLELFNIPKAILPAVKESSEVYGTTATTLFSSKIPIAGIAGDQQAALFGQMCTKPGMIKNTYGTGCFLLMNTGEKAVYSKNNLLTTIGWKINGKTTYALEGSVFVGGAAIQWLRDGAKIVKTAPGINHLAETVPDNGGVYFVPAMTGLGAPYWDQYARGAILGVTRGTTDAHIARATLEGIAFQVYDVVKAMEADSGEKSIELRVDGGAAASDLLMQIQSDLFGFKILRPKTLETTALGAAYLAGLAVGFWDSVDDIHAQWVIDKEFYPKADKDTVENMLHYWHKAVKCAQSWIEE; encoded by the coding sequence ATGAAAGACAAATTAATTTTAGCGTTAGATCAAGGTACAACATCGTCAAGAGCTATTCTGTTTAACCACAACGGAAAAATTGTTAGATCATCTCAAAAACCATTCGAGCAAATTTTTCCTAAACCAGGATGGGTAGAGCATTGTCCGAATGAAATTTGGTCTTCACAGATATCTGTAGCAGCAGAGGTAACAGCACAAGAAGGTATTTCTGGTCAAGAAATTGCAGCTATTGGAATTACAAACCAAAGAGAAACTACTATTGTTTGGGATCGAGAAACAAGCGAACCTATTTATAATGCTATAGTATGGCAAGACCGTAGAACTGCAAAATATTGTGATGAATTAAAAGCAGCAGGTCATATAGATATGATTAAAAAGAAAACAGGTTTAGTTTTAGATGCGTATTTCTCTGCAACAAAATTAAAGTGGATTCTTGATAATGTTGAGGGAGCAAGAGAAAAAGCAGAAGCTGGTAAGTTATGTTTTGGTACTGTAGATACTTGGCTTGTTTGGAAGTTAACAAGAGGTAAAATGTTTATTACAGATGTTTCTAATGCAAGTAGAACTATGTTATTAAATATTCACTCATTAGAGTGGGATGAAGAGTTGTTAGAATTATTTAATATTCCTAAAGCAATACTACCTGCAGTTAAAGAAAGTAGTGAGGTTTATGGTACTACGGCTACAACGTTATTTTCTAGTAAAATTCCTATTGCTGGTATTGCAGGAGATCAACAAGCAGCTTTATTTGGACAAATGTGTACCAAGCCAGGAATGATAAAAAACACCTATGGTACAGGTTGTTTCTTATTAATGAATACCGGTGAGAAAGCAGTATATTCTAAAAATAATTTATTAACAACAATTGGTTGGAAAATTAATGGAAAAACTACATATGCTTTAGAAGGAAGTGTTTTTGTTGGTGGAGCAGCTATACAGTGGTTGCGTGATGGAGCAAAAATAGTAAAAACAGCTCCCGGAATAAATCATTTAGCAGAAACAGTACCCGATAATGGAGGTGTTTATTTTGTTCCAGCAATGACAGGTTTAGGAGCTCCGTATTGGGATCAATATGCACGTGGTGCTATTTTGGGAGTTACAAGAGGAACTACAGATGCTCATATTGCACGAGCAACATTAGAAGGTATTGCTTTTCAAGTTTATGATGTTGTAAAGGCGATGGAAGCAGATTCTGGAGAAAAAAGTATTGAATTAAGAGTAGATGGAGGTGCAGCTGCAAGTGATTTATTAATGCAAATTCAGTCAGATTTATTTGGTTTTAAAATTTTGCGCCCTAAAACTTTAGAAACAACAGCGTTAGGAGCTGCTTATTTAGCAGGTTTAGCAGTTGGTTTTTGGGATAGCGTAGATGATATACATGCACAATGGGTTATCGATAAAGAATTTTACCCAAAGGCAGATAAGGATACCGTAGAAAACATGTTGCATTATTGGCATAAAGCTGTAAAATGCGCACAAAGCTGGATAGAAGAATAG
- a CDS encoding DeoR/GlpR family DNA-binding transcription regulator: MYINIGDRHKIILDKLKTNGFVTVLELSEEFKVSAVTIRKDLKHLEELNLLFRSHGKAVPTNPYTQEKTVTEKEKIHRSEKTGIASKASKLILPNDSIILASGTTITELAAQIPPTKGLTVLTASLNAALILSKLNDVEVIQIGGLIRKSSSSVIGPLGEKMLSEFTCSKLFLGVDGIDLDFGLTTTSSMEASINQIMIKSAQKIIILADSSKFGRKGFGRICGLEEVDQIITDSGIEDSYKKELIKLGIEVIVIDVD, from the coding sequence ATGTATATAAACATAGGTGATAGACATAAAATAATACTTGACAAGTTAAAAACGAATGGTTTTGTTACGGTTCTAGAGTTAAGCGAAGAGTTTAAAGTTTCGGCTGTAACAATAAGAAAGGATTTGAAACATCTTGAAGAATTAAATTTATTATTTCGTTCACACGGAAAAGCAGTTCCTACAAACCCATATACGCAAGAAAAAACAGTTACTGAAAAAGAAAAGATACATAGAAGTGAAAAAACAGGAATAGCTTCTAAAGCAAGCAAATTAATTTTACCAAACGATAGTATAATTCTAGCCTCCGGAACAACCATTACAGAACTTGCTGCACAGATACCCCCTACAAAAGGGTTAACCGTTTTAACAGCTTCTTTAAACGCAGCCTTAATTCTTTCTAAATTAAACGATGTTGAAGTTATTCAAATTGGAGGGCTTATTAGAAAAAGCTCTTCGTCTGTAATTGGTCCATTAGGTGAAAAAATGCTTTCTGAATTTACATGTTCAAAATTATTTTTAGGGGTTGATGGAATTGATCTTGATTTTGGCTTAACCACAACGAGCTCTATGGAAGCATCTATTAATCAAATAATGATAAAATCTGCCCAGAAAATAATAATTCTTGCTGATTCTTCGAAATTTGGAAGAAAAGGTTTTGGAAGAATTTGTGGACTTGAAGAGGTTGATCAAATAATTACAGATTCTGGAATAGAAGACAGCTACAAAAAAGAACTCATAAAATTAGGAATAGAAGTTATAGTTATTGACGTAGATTAA
- a CDS encoding M64 family metallopeptidase: MKKILLLSILFLCASVKAQTFDVTTITQSGSNDSRINVVILSDGYQSTELNQFITDATNFSNALFAETPYKEYKNYFNVHAIKVPSNESGAKHPRTASDEATSNNQPTATVDNYFESTFDAYDVHRLLVANNAIVNTVLANNFPNYDIVLVLVNSPYYGGSGGEIAVASLHASANQIAIHELGHSFANLIDEYYPGDIYVREGINMTQETNPTNVKWKNWMNQNGVGIYPHGTSGTAASWYKPHQNCKMESLNSPFCSVCTEGTIEKIHSLTSVIENYAPQNTGSIDLSTTIDLTINTINPLPNTLDITWTLNGTVINSEDYTVSISKEDLASGNNQLLATIEDKTTLLKVDNHETVHFSTTLWNINPSTLSIDDISTNSFDIKLFPNPTQDFLYFDITNNNEDYNVFISDISGKQLIQKKMNNVGENQNIRIGTLPSGVYFINFTFENGLHISKKIIKK; the protein is encoded by the coding sequence ATGAAAAAAATACTACTCTTATCTATTCTATTTTTATGCGCATCTGTTAAAGCACAAACTTTTGATGTAACCACAATTACACAATCTGGTTCTAATGATAGTAGAATTAATGTTGTAATTCTATCAGACGGATACCAAAGTACAGAACTGAATCAATTTATAACAGATGCTACTAATTTTTCAAATGCGCTGTTTGCAGAAACACCTTATAAAGAATATAAAAATTACTTTAATGTGCATGCCATAAAAGTACCTTCTAATGAAAGTGGCGCAAAACACCCACGTACAGCATCAGATGAAGCTACTTCTAACAATCAACCTACAGCTACAGTAGATAATTATTTTGAATCGACTTTTGATGCATATGATGTTCATAGACTTTTAGTAGCTAACAACGCTATAGTAAACACTGTTTTAGCTAATAATTTTCCTAATTACGACATTGTTTTAGTTTTAGTAAACAGCCCTTATTATGGTGGTAGTGGTGGTGAAATTGCCGTAGCATCCTTGCATGCGTCAGCTAACCAAATTGCCATACATGAGTTAGGACACTCTTTTGCAAATCTTATTGATGAGTATTACCCTGGAGATATTTATGTAAGAGAAGGCATAAACATGACCCAAGAAACAAACCCAACAAATGTAAAATGGAAAAATTGGATGAACCAAAATGGAGTTGGTATTTATCCGCATGGTACATCCGGAACAGCTGCAAGCTGGTATAAACCACATCAAAATTGTAAAATGGAATCTTTAAATAGTCCTTTTTGTTCAGTTTGTACAGAGGGAACTATAGAAAAAATACATTCTTTAACCTCGGTAATAGAAAACTATGCTCCACAAAACACAGGTTCTATAGATTTATCTACAACTATAGATCTTACAATAAACACTATAAATCCACTTCCAAATACCTTAGATATTACGTGGACTTTAAACGGAACTGTAATAAATAGTGAAGACTATACGGTCTCTATTTCAAAAGAAGATTTAGCGAGTGGAAATAATCAACTACTGGCAACTATTGAAGATAAAACTACATTACTTAAAGTTGACAATCATGAAACGGTACATTTCTCTACGACACTTTGGAATATAAATCCTAGTACTTTAAGTATCGATGATATTTCAACAAATAGTTTTGACATAAAACTATTCCCAAACCCTACTCAGGATTTTTTATATTTTGATATAACCAACAATAATGAAGACTATAACGTTTTTATTAGTGATATTTCTGGAAAGCAATTGATTCAGAAAAAAATGAATAACGTAGGCGAAAATCAAAATATACGAATAGGTACACTTCCTTCTGGAGTCTATTTTATCAATTTTACATTTGAAAATGGATTACATATTTCTAAGAAAATAATTAAAAAATAA